The genomic region ATCCTATTTCAGTGACTGGTGCAAAAGGCGAATGATTAACCAGGAACAGTGCACCTCTTTCTAAATGAAGGTATAGATCAGTAACGGGATCTAATGAAATACCAAGAAAGATATCAACAACGGCCAATAGTAACCATACGGTGACATAAATAGTGGTTGATCGTACAAACCATTTATAGGATCTATCCATCACTTGATTGTATTTTTCAGTGCCATATTCTAAACCGGAATCAGCACCCTTTCTAAACCATGGATCTGACAGGATTCTTTTCACGAAGCCAAACAAATTGAGGAAATAGGCCAATAAAACACCTAATATAAGTGGAAATAGTAAAAGGAAGATTGTGAGCGATAGCATATTGATAACACTATCTTGCGGCGATCCACTCGACCAATATAGAAGATAAAATGAAATGCCTGTTACTGTAGTTGGTAACGTTATCCGACAGTATATTAACCATTTGAGTAGAAAGAAATCGCGTTTCCTCCAAATTCGCAGATGGAGAGTTTTAGCAGCTACCCAATCCTGCCCTACCACTCTCCTGATCCTGTCAATGTCCATATGATGTAGTCAGATTGGACAGTCACACTACTTAAGGGTGGTTGCCCCATCTTGAGAAACCGGCTTAGTTCATCGGGATTCCAATGCTGACATTCATATAGAAGCCGCAGCCAATGTCGTGGATGTCTCTCACCGATCGACAGGAGGACCTCCTCGTCGCAGTCGCACTGACCGAGTTCTCAGTCCACTACGAAGACGCCGATCCCGAACTCGCCGAATGGGCGTAGCAGCAGGCTGCCGATCGCCTTGTCGATCACGATGTCGGCCCGCCGAGGCCGTCGGCGCACTCGAGATTGGATCCTAAGAGTGCGGTAAATGAACAGTCGTAATAGACATATATACTGAATAACGATTAGCTGAGAAATGGGCGAGTCAAAGATTGAACAAACAGGACGGTCACCTGGGGTGTTCGCGTGCTGAGTGTGATGGTACCCTCATTTACCATGAGTACAGGAGCGCTGTTAGCGATGCTTGGACTCGGGGTATTTGCGGCTCTAATTCTCTCTGTGATGTCTTATACAGCACAGAGGTTCACTGAGTATTACGTCTGCGAAGAGTGTGGAGACGATGTCTCCGAATTTGAGGCAACGAATAATCCAGACCCAGAGGGTGGGGGTGAGGTCTGGTACTGCACAGACTGCTCAGCGAAAATTGATACCTAACCGCAATCCGTTCGCTTTGGGGATCACACCCGCTCGGCGCCTGATTGTCTCGAGAAGACCTCAAAAGGCCGCCCGGATGGGCCAAGGGGGATGGCCGCCGGGCGGATACGGGACATGGTTGGGGTTCGGGTGCTGATGCCGTGTCGCGTGGTGGGGAACGCGACAGTGAATATGTTCGCCTTGGCCTATATCAACGCCGCCCCGATTCCGAGTGAGCAAGAATCGTCCCACTGGCCATGTAGAAATTCCGCCAGCGACCGACGAATAGACAGCGAAGCGATCAACTATTTTGCCCGGTAACAGCGCTGTTCCCCCACTACGTGGCCAATAGAATTAATTGGTTAGAGTATTGAGATTCTGATAGCGAGAGATAGGGACCTGGTCGTCGATTCACCAGATCCGCTCCGAGACATCGCTCTCGCTATACTGAGGTCGGCTCACCGAACATCAAGTGGTCCCGATCTCAGACCAATCACCACCTACCAGACACACCACCAAGGGAGGAAGGTTCCAACGTCGGCCTCTGGCCGGCGCTTCTCGAAGTGCCTAATCGGATACGGAACAGTGGCCACGAGATTGATAAAGAGATAGTAACTGCGTTGATCTGGCGAGGAAATCGGTTGTTGCCAAACACCTGTCTGACATCACCCTTGCCCTCCAGTTTCTACTCACCGAGTCCTGAGTTTTATCAAGGAAGCCACGGCCAACGCCGGCGATGCTTACCGATCGACAGGAGAACCTTCTGGTCGCAGTCGCACTGACCGAGTTCTCAGTCCACTACGAAGAGGCCCATCCCGAGCTCACCGAACGAGCGTGGCAGCTGCCCGCCGATCGCCTCGTCGATCACAACATCGAGCCCGCTGAGGTCGTCGACGAACTCCTCGAGTAGCGACTCGCAGTAGCAAAACGGTAGGTGGGGGAGCCCAGGCCTTGTGGGGGGTGAAGGGAGGGTCGTGTTTAGTTTGTAGCATTCTGCCGGACGGCGAAAGCTTGGAGCCACGATTCTGCGGTTGATGATTTGGCGTGACTAAAACAATTTGAAAACGAGGAGGTACGTCGTTTTATCTCTCGAAAGACACGTTCAACAGCGTTTCGATTTCCATGTTTTTCGTATCGAAATCGGAGCCCATGTCGGCGGAGTGCTGTCTGGAGATGCTGTGCTCCGTCGACGAGAAACACAGCGTCTTCGACATCATGTTTCTCGGGTAATTCTCGTAGAAAGCGTTCAGTCAATGCGGTTGTAGTCGCTGAAAACAGCCGTATATGGAGAATCTTGTTCGTTCCAGGATCGACTGCAGCGTACAGCCAATACTGGTGATCATCGATCCGAATCACGGTTTCGTCGAGCGCAATGTGATCCGGAGTCGTGTCAGTTGCTGGCTGTAGATCGGCTTTCTGTACCCAATCGTGAACAGCCTTCCGCGATCGCTCGACACCGAACCTCTCGAGTTCTCGAACGGTATTCGAAAGCGATAATCCAGCAAGGTGGAGTCGAATACCGAGCCCCATCAGCCGACGCGGTGTCCGTTCTCGCTCCACAACACTCAAATCGATCCAGTCGCTACAACCGTTGAGGCGGTCGATTTTTGCCATAGACCAGCATACAATCGTACCGCCTCACTTTTCACGCTTAACTAAACACGGCCATCGACACAGCCTGTTTAACGAAGCGGAAGAGAGTCTTTTGCACAAAGCTTCCTCTTCCGCTTCAATTCAATCATTCTGACGACTTACCCCGACGCCGT from Natrinema versiforme harbors:
- a CDS encoding IS6 family transposase — translated: MAKIDRLNGCSDWIDLSVVERERTPRRLMGLGIRLHLAGLSLSNTVRELERFGVERSRKAVHDWVQKADLQPATDTTPDHIALDETVIRIDDHQYWLYAAVDPGTNKILHIRLFSATTTALTERFLRELPEKHDVEDAVFLVDGAQHLQTALRRHGLRFRYEKHGNRNAVERVFREIKRRTSSFSNCFSHAKSSTAESWLQAFAVRQNATN